The genomic window ACCGCGGCGCCGCCCATCACGTACGCGCGATCGACGCCCCGCTCCGCTGCGGCGCTGGCGGCAGCCGCGAGCGCGTCGTCGATCGATTCCGCGACGACGATCGAACCGTCGTCCGGCAGGTCGGGATTCGATCGGCTCAGGACGACGTTCGTCCGGCCGGGGAGCGGCCCGCCGAGCCCTGCGAGGACGTTCTCGAACGTCCTCCGCCCGACGATCACCGGGTGGCCCGTCGTCGTCTCCTTGAAGTGGGCCATGTCCTCGGGGATCTCCCAGGGCAGTTCGCCGTCCTTGCCGATCACGCCGTTGGCTGCGACCGCGGCGATGAGGTAGACGTCGAGATCCGACGGTGCCTCGACCATCTCACTCGGCGACGGCGAAGCTGAGGCCCGGATGGGCGCCGTAGTTCCGGAGTTCGATGTCCTCGAAGGTCAGTTCGTCGAGGGGCACGTCGGCGATCTCGATCTCCGGGCGCTCCCGCGGTTCGCGCGTGAGCTGCGTGAGGAGTTCGGGGACGTGGTCGGACCCCTCGTCGCCCTCGGCCTCGTCCGGCGCGTTCCGGAGGATCCACTCGCGGACCTCGCGGTAGCCCTCGCTGACCTGCCGATCGGCGCCACGGGGTTCCTCGGGGTCGCCGCGAGCCTCGACCGCGGCGAGACGCTCCTGGAGTTCCTCGAGGTTCTCCTGGTACCACGCGCCGCGGTCGCCGCTGCCGCAGTAAACGTGCGCGTCGACGATCGTGTGGGAGAAGGTGCCCGGTTCGAACCCGGTGCGCTGGGCGATCGCCTCCGTGAGCAGGGAGTACGCCGCGACGTTGAACGGGATCCCGAGCGCGACGTCGCCGGAACGCTGCGTGAGGTGGCAGTTGAGTCGGTCGCCCTGGACGTTGAACACGAATGTGTAGTGACACGGCGGCAGCGTCGA from Salinarchaeum sp. Harcht-Bsk1 includes these protein-coding regions:
- the thyA gene encoding thymidylate synthase — translated: MQQYLDLVAGVLGEGTYKPNRTGVDTIAGFSRHYEVDLQEGYPLLTTKQMDGFRWNSMLHEVLWYLSGQEHIRELREETGIWNDWADEDGHLDTAYGRFWRRYPIPEAGQQLPGESWPDDAHRWVSVEEVETDDGTDAGEGSTTERRVFDQIQYVLDSLEENPNTRRLVVNAWHPANAAVSTLPPCHYTFVFNVQGDRLNCHLTQRSGDVALGIPFNVAAYSLLTEAIAQRTGFEPGTFSHTIVDAHVYCGSGDRGAWYQENLEELQERLAAVEARGDPEEPRGADRQVSEGYREVREWILRNAPDEAEGDEGSDHVPELLTQLTREPRERPEIEIADVPLDELTFEDIELRNYGAHPGLSFAVAE
- a CDS encoding dihydrofolate reductase — protein: MVEAPSDLDVYLIAAVAANGVIGKDGELPWEIPEDMAHFKETTTGHPVIVGRRTFENVLAGLGGPLPGRTNVVLSRSNPDLPDDGSIVVAESIDDALAAAASAAAERGVDRAYVMGGAAVYDALLDRADGMVLTEIDEEFEGEPTFPGWPLADDWVEIDRDERDGFAFVTYERAE